The DNA segment TCGTAACCGAATGTGGGGTTGATATCTTTTCTGTAACATTTGATGGATGTGCAGCAAATTTTTCTATGGCAAAAATATTAGGCTGCAACatagaaacaaattttattaatccaGTTTTCTTTCATAAAGACAAAGAGTTAGTTATATTTCCTGATCCTTCacatatgttaaaattaataagaaataccCTAggcgataaattaattttaactaatgGAAATGGTGACTCTATTTGTTGGagttatattgaattattagtGGAGTTACAGGAAAAAGAAGGTTTTCATCTAGCGAATAAAATACGAGGTTCTCATGttaactataaaaaacaaattatgaaaGTTCGGTTAGCAGCACAATTATTAAGCGAGTCTGTTGCGAATGCTTTGGAGTTTTGTTCCAAAGAATTATCTCTAGAACAATTCGGTAATTGCGATGCTACGGCAGATTTTATTAGaaagtttaatatattgttCGATATATTGAACACGCGTAATTTAAAGGCTTATGGTTATAAAAAACCACTAATGACGAAGAATTacgacaatataaaaaaatttttgGACGAAATGTTTGAttacattaaatcaattaaaattggaaataccaatattttattatccaaAAGAAAAACCGGTTTCataggttttttattaaatattaaagctattttatttctgtacgataaattaattaaaactaaccGTATAGAATTTTTGAGTTCATATAAACTTAGCCAGGACCACCTGGAGATATTCTTTAGTGCTATTCGAGCAAAAGGTGGCTTTAATAATAATCCAACCGCTGCTCAATTTAAGTCTGCTTACAAAAGAATGCTTATACATGGAGAACTCAAACATTTGACCACCGGGAATTGTATTCCACTTAcagatatacatatattaacatataacgAACCCGAATTGGCAATTAATAAAACGACTGGTCGCAGCAAATTAACCTCCGAAGATTTCgacaacatacaaaaaaatgtagACACTGAAAATGTTGTATTACCTCCAGATCATGACTATTTGGCAGATCCGACTAGGCTGACCGAATTTGCTGAAAAGGTTATTGTATATATTgctggttttattataaaatccttAGAAAATCAAATAAAGTGCGAGCAGTGCCTCGAGTCTCTGTATAATACCGAAAAAATTGTGAATAGCCtccaatttaaaaaagataaaggCGGCTTACGATATCCGTCACGtgaccttatttatttatgcactgTAGCTGAGgaggtatatataaaaaacaaaaatatttatatgaaagacGTGATGCATAATCTTCTTCAAGaatgcataaaaaaatgttatggtaAAAGATTGTTTGCGGAAGTTCCTCATGACTTTCCAAGCTCTTTTATTAACCACTATCCAATGTTAATTAAAAGTGTATGCAAAAAATACTTGAATGTCAGGCTACATTATTCTACTAAATCTTATGTAGATAAAAAAGATAGTATAAGAAActtgtatacaaaattaattttgtttaagggccaataactaatataagaaatattggTTTGTTTGCAAATATATCGTGAACCACAGATCATATTTTGATTCATTTTCCCTGATGGAGCTCCTTCCCGAAAAGTCCTAGTCGCGGGTgcaaaacatttacaattatagaaaaaaaaatgcttcaattatttacattttttccgTTTTTATATAGACGATAATAAAATTCCGCGCTTCTTAATTGGCTTTTGTCATAAATACTAAAAGaagtaaaaatcttataaattataatgacataCTGTGAAACTTCATTCTCTACTACCACGactaaaaaatatgcaaaacgcttttataaactatttatgatttgttattaaaattaatgtagctTTAAAATTAGACTCGTCAAAAGTCGCAACTGAATTAGCAAGAATTGGGTAAAAATTATGGTAGTTGGTAACCCAACAAAGTACATTGTGTAGGATGTACATTCTATCTATCCCTTTCGGATGTACACTCTTGCCATATCTACCTAATACTTTATCTAAGCCTCAATAAGTTTAAAATGCAGTAAAAGAAAACGTACCCATTTTTCATAGACAAAAATCATTAGATGGCAACACCGAGATCATCGATGAACAAATGAAATACGGCAACGTCACGCAAGGATTGAAGTGGTAAAGTGGAATATCATTCGgcgttattaaaaattataaaatttacgaaTTATAAGTTTAATTGTTGATCAAAATGGCAGACAATAAGAGGTGAGTGTTTTAGATAATGCagtacttaaatttaattgttataattaagttattatgTGTGTAATCGGTGTGTAAGATCGCAGCGCATCATCAAATTTGGCTTGTCATCATGTCGAGATCCTAACAAATTAACGATTTAGAATATCTCGAATTCAGTTATAACTCCATTGAAATGCAACATCGAATGTGATATTTGAACATATTCGTTTTATAATGACTCTGCAAATTGTGTTCGGAAGTTTCTTTGGTAGTGAATGACGCCAATGTTACTTGGGCGGTGATGGatgaatttgaatgttttttcgTAGCCCTGATGATTTGTCGACCGCGATCCTGCGCCGCAAGGATAGGCCGAACCGCCTCATCGTGGAGGAGGCCGTCAGCGACGATAACTCTGTCGTCGCGTTATCACAGGTTGGTCCTTTGTTACTACCATGACTCGAacgttttgattattttgtataaacattttcgCTGAAACATAAAGAGGTTAGTTCATGTTGGAATGTGATTATGGAAATTGCCCATGGAAATTTTTCACATAACAGTACTATGGATATGTTTTTGAAGGTTATAATTTAGGCCTGTAGGAAGATTGACAgatttcttaattaatattcctatgataacattatatatttaattgagtTAGAATCTGTTGAAAATGTtgtgaaatatgttttgtacaacgataattctttataattgcCATATCTATGTTGTTGATCCTAGACTAGTGTCTATGGATTGATTCAATATAGCATAATCATTGTACAAAAAGTTGAAATGTTAAATAGGTTTGTTTATGTTACTTtctgacataaaataaattgatagacACAAATGAGAGCTGCTCAACCCTTTTATGATCACCAGGAGTCTTTATTTGTTTTCAGAAATTATTTATCCTATTTATTTTTGAGCGATATATAATCAGTATAATACATTATGTATGCAACATCACacctttttcttttttgaaGGGTAAGCAGTCGCATTACACATCCATTTTGTGGTCCATATAATAAGTGCGAGTCTATTGTCATTTACCGGGCATAacaattccagactcagggctgatGTTCAGTaggaaaacctaatatcactttgcctgacctggAGATTAACCCCAGaaattgaatgttttattatggtttGCCTGACCTTAGGTAGTCATACTACAATACAACTCTGCCACTGAGACAGTCagcatattatgataatattgtatttaccaGTGCTGTTTATGCAGTATTGCACTATTCCTTACAATGTATCACCTCATTATGTTTTGTgaatagtaaattttttaacaCTTTGTTGACGTTAAAAAAGTTGGTCTTCCCTTACTGTGGTTAATAgtcattgattttaaatgtatttaaaattgaatgtgCTTGTAGTATTGTGAATTCTATGCCTATTGTGAATTGTGATTAAACATCCACACTGTTACTCAATATGtaattgtttacaatatgtAAATTGGCTATTGTAGTCAAGCCAAATAGAGAAAAAACCTGCTTTGAAGGAAGGATGGCAGTtcttggtttttaattttaaagcttaCATTGttattacaagaaattagtttccgaatattacacaacaaaatatcagcctataatgtcaatctatattattaatgtaaatgaaaattatactataggactgcctcggtggcgtagttgtattgcatgtccggtacaatagcgctctgaggtcctgggttcgaatcccgggtcgggcaaagtgatatttgggtttttctgctcagtatcagcccggagtctggaatttgtgcctgatatggcgataggctcgccccctatcacatcatgggacggaacatacttggcgaaaagtgggtgccctagttgcgcctctgcataccccttcggggataaatgcgtgatgttatgtatgttatgtaaaattatagcagtggcaataataatacatattttttaaatgcgcTCTGTGACACACTTTTTTGATGTCAATGGTGATATGAACTAATTTATATGTGTGTGATATGACAGTCGGCCATCTTTAATTCTAAGTAAGCCAAGTAAAAAGTGTCCTCTATTGCAAACATAGAAGTTAgggttttgtttcttttattcttAAACCTATTGATATAAGATTGAAAATGACAAAACAGCTATTTATTGTAATCAGGGCATTGTTTAAAGTATATAAGTAAAGTGGTACATATTAGGTTGTAATGTACTAATTTTTCTTACTTATGCCAAGGGAAATCCCCTAAAGGTGAATGACACtaagacaacaattttaattttatcatatttaaacaTCTTTATGACTTAtatggtaataattattataataaattcatataaacatgtttttgttagttctaatcacttttattttaaaaccaaattagTTGCTAGGAGACCTGTTTCATTTAAGAATATAGTTGTGTGCTCTTTAAACGACGTGAATGATTACACAGGTCTACAATGATTTTGGTGCCGCTAAAAGTAAAACTGATTCCAAGTACATTCGGTACCCTGACGAAaacctgatagttatttttttaatgctacgTGTAGTTTTCGAGTGTTCACATcggtaagtaatttaaaaagtatttaattaatttattaaaaaaaacaatagaacatttaatttgatacgt comes from the Manduca sexta isolate Smith_Timp_Sample1 chromosome 16, JHU_Msex_v1.0, whole genome shotgun sequence genome and includes:
- the LOC115456290 gene encoding uncharacterized protein LOC115456290 isoform X1 yields the protein MLTCINGSWKLPVGYFLVEGVTAEQKASLVKSCLDVVTECGVDIFSVTFDGCAANFSMAKILGCNIETNFINPVFFHKDKELVIFPDPSHMLKLIRNTLGDKLILTNGNGDSICWSYIELLVELQEKEGFHLANKIRGSHVNYKKQIMKVRLAAQLLSESVANALEFCSKELSLEQFGNCDATADFIRKFNILFDILNTRNLKAYGYKKPLMTKNYDNIKKFLDEMFDYIKSIKIGNTNILLSKRKTGFIGFLLNIKAILFLYDKLIKTNRIEFLSSYKLSQDHLEIFFSAIRAKGGFNNNPTAAQFKSAYKRMLIHGELKHLTTGNCIPLTDIHILTYNEPELAINKTTGRSKLTSEDFDNIQKNVDTENVVLPPDHDYLADPTRLTEFAEKVIVYIAGFIIKSLENQIKCEQCLESLYNTEKIVNSLQFKKDKGGLRYPSRDLIYLCTVAEEVYIKNKNIYMKDVMHNLLQECIKKCYGKRLFAEVPHDFPSSFINHYPMLIKSVCKKYLNVRLHYSTKSYVDKKDSIRNLYTKLILFKGQ